TATAAAAGTTTCTATAAGCCCGCTGTTCTTTAGGAGACATGACTCTGCTATCAGAATATGCCAACTGATAGGCTTCAACCATTGCCCGTTGTACTAAGTATCCTCCTAAAGAATGTCCTGTCAAATAAAGATTGGTAATACTCTTATCTTTAGCTAGTTCGCGCATGATATTTTCTGCATCGTTCCCTTGCTGAGGATTGCTTCCTACTCCAAGTACTCCATCAGCCACAATATCTTTGGCATCACTTGTTCCACGAAAGGCTAACACTTGTGCAGTTCCATTTGGTAAATATAAGAAATCACTCTTAGTTTCATACAAGACAGCATCTAGTCCACTGGATGTATGATAGCTTTTCTTTCTTTTCCAATAAGGAGCTAATTCCCTATTCATCATCATGTATTCATAGCGTGGTTTACTTTCGCCTTTCTTTTTGTATAAATCCGCCTCTGTTAATTGCTTCTTATTATTTAAAACTTTATCAATATAATCATCATCACGGTAAGACAATTCCATGAACATAATCATATCGCGCTCACTGACATTCCATTTTAATTTTTCATCTGGCTTTTCTTTACTGTCAATAATACCATCACCATCAGTATCTTCTAACATAGGATGACTATTATAGCCTACATACTTTTTTCCGTCCTTTTCATAAATATAAAGTTCTTCTTTATCCTTCAAGTAATCTTCATCTGTATAAGCTTCTGGACTTAACTTAGGGCCGTTTAGTAACAAACTGTCAAGCTTATTACCTTCTGAACCGATTACTCCTGCTTTTATTTGCTTAGCATACTCATCAGTTAATTCATACTTTTTAACCTCGGAAGGATTGGATGCTGCTCTCACCTCTGGAGTGCTTGATCTGTCTTCACCCGCCACGGAAGCCCTTGTGATCAAGCTATTATTTTCCTTATCCCCAGATGTACCGAGTTCTGTAGTCCTTGTAGATCTTATTGGAACATCTCTGGTATCTAACTCAGAAGCAGGATTATTTTGATTATCTGGTATAGGTTGAACTGCTTCTCTTTTCTCCACAGAAGATGGGGAATTTTCCGTAGAAGCAAGCACTCCCTGAGATGGTGTAAACAAGGCAATTCCTATTAATACAGAAGCCACTCCAACAGAAAACTTTCGAATCGAAAAACGTTGACGTTTATTAAAAATATCTTTCATTTTACCAACTTTCTTTCTAACTATTTTTTACAAAATAGAGGCTTCTAATATTTTACATAGACAGAATACTAAATCGTTTCTTGACTAAAATTTTAGAGCTTTTCCTCTACTTCATCATAAACTACCACATTGATTTCTAATCATAGAAAATGGATTGCTTAATATTACTAAAATATCAGTAAAATATAAAAAAATGTAATACTCAATGAAAATCAAAGAGCAAACTAGGAAGCTAGCCGCAGGCTGTACTGGAGTACGGCAAGGTGAAGCTGACGTAGTTTGAAGAGATTTTCGAAGAGTATAAATATTTCACTTCCAACACTGCCATTATACCATAAAAATTCATAACACTCATGTATTTAAAAAAAGTTTATTAAAAAGCCTTTAAAATCAAAAAACACATAATATCAAGTATTGAAAAAACTTGATATTATGTGTTTTATTGTAAAAAGATTTACTTCATTTTTTTCCTAGAATTGAGTTTTTGCCCAGTCTCGTCAAATCTAGATTTTTTCTTCTTTGATATCAATCACAATCTCTTCTGCTTGGTCAAGAATTTCTGCCTTTTCTTGCCATTGCTCCTTGAGGTTATTGAATTGATTTTTTGATGCTTCTGTTGCTTGACGAGCACATGATTTGGCTTGAGCAAGTACACTGTCCACAGTGATTTCACCTGACTCTACCTGTTCTTTGGTTTTCAGAACAAAATCTGTAGCCTGATCCTTAACTTCTGTCAGTTTTTCACAGACCTGCTCCTTGGCATACTCCGGATCTTCTCTCAAATCATCTAGAAAATCTTGAGCCTGACTGCAAACTTGTTTGCCCTTGTCGCTTGTTAAAAACAAGGCAAGAGCTGCACCTGAAACGGTTCCTAAAAGGATTGAGGATAGTTTACCCATAAGGATTCTCCTTTTTTATTTTTTGAAAAATTTACTTGCAAGACGAAGAGCTGACAAACTTGCACCGGTCTTGAGTGTTTTTGAACCAGCTGAGGAAGCTTTCTTGCTCAAGACACGCGCATGGTCATTGAGGTCTGAAACAGATAGAGATAAATCTGCGACAGCATTAAAGAGTGGATCAATCGTTGCCACCTTGACATTGATATCATCTGCCAAGACATTGACCTTAGCCAGCAATTCATTGGTATGATGCAAGGTCACATCCACATCTGAAGTCAAGGTTTTAATCGTCTTCTCTGTTTCATCGATAACACGACCAAGCTTTTGTACAGTAATGATTAGATAGACTAAAAAGACAATCAAAGCTAGGGCAACAAGAATATATGCAACTTCTAACATTTAGTTTCCCTCCTCTGTAACATAGTAAGGGGCCTTCTTTCGATTTTGATAAAGAATGATAAAAATACCGAGACCGATAAGGATAACTGATAGCCATTGAGACACTCGAAGGCCAAAGAACATGAGACTATCTGTCCGCATACCTTCGATGACCATACGACCAAAACCATACCAAATCAAGTAGAAAGCAGTGATATGACCTCGTCTGAGACTCTTCCATTTTCGTCTGAATATCAAAATCAAGGCAAATCCAAGTAAATTCCATAGAGACTCATAAAGGAAGGTCGGTTGACGGTAGCTCCCATCAATATACATCTGGTCACGGATAAAGCCAGGTAGATAATCCAGATTATCCACTGCTGCACCATAGGCTTCTTGGTTAAAGAAATTACCCCAGCGACCCAAACTTTGGGCAATCATGACGCTAGGCGCCGCAATATCTAGAAAATCCCAAGTATTGATAAGTTTACGATCAGCAAAGATATAGAGCACAATAGCCCCAGTTATCAAACCACCGTAAATGGCCAAACCACCATTCCAAATAGCAAAAATTTCTCCCAAGTTCTGACTATAGTAATCAAAACGGAAAATAACATAATAGAGACGAGCTCCTAAAATAGCCAAGGGAAAGGCTATCAAGATAAAATCTAAAATATCGTCTGGTATGATCTTCTTTCTAGGCGCTTCTTTCATGGTCAAATAAACCGCAAGAATTAAGCCTGTCACAATACACAAGGCATACCAACGAATGGCTAGAGGACCTAGATGAATAGCAATTGGATCAAGCATTAGGCACCTCGTTTTGAGCAATAAGATTTGTCAAACGTTCTTCGAACAAACGCGTCGCATCAAAGCCCATTTCCTTAGCACGATAATTCATGGCAGCAGCCTCAATCACGACAGAGATATTACGACCTGTTTTAACTGGAATACGAATACGAGGAATAGATACGCCAGAAATTTCAAGTTCCTCTGCATTGTTTCCCAGACGATCAAAAGTTTTATGTGTATCGTAATTTTCCAAATAAACAGCCAGCTGAACTTGTGAAGAGTCCTTGACAGCACTGGCACCGTAGAGGCTCATAACATCGATAATCCCAACCCCACGAATTTCAATCAGGTGTCTCAAGATTTCAGCTGGTTCACCCCAAAGAGTAATCTCGTCCTTGGCAAAGATATCGACCCGGTCATCAGCTACCAAGCGGTGACCACGTTTGACAAGCTCTAGACCTGTCTCACTCTTACCGATTCCACTATCGCCCTGAATCAAGACACCCATTCCATAGATATCCATCAAGACACCATGAACACTGGTACGTTCTGCTAAACGTGAATCCAGATAGCTAGATAACTCTCCAGACAAACGACTAGTAGCCGTACGGCTGGTTAAAATGGCAATCTTACATTCTCTAGCAGCTTTTAACATCTCCTCTGGAACCACCAAACCACGGGCAACAATGACCGCTGGTGTCTCAGGTAGAAACATTTTTTTCAAAACTTCATAACGGCTGTTGGAAGGCATGCTGATCAGATAAGACCACTCCTTCATCCCCAAAAGTTGAATCCGCTCTGGCGTATAATAGTCAAAATAACCTGTCATTTCAAGACCAGGTCGCGTAATATCCGCTGTATTGATTTCCTTTTCAAGCAATTCTGGTTCGCCATAGACAATGTCTAGTCTGAGCTTTTCAATCACTTCTTTTACTAAAACCGACATCATTTCCTCCTTCAATCGAGTTCTTTTTACTATTATATCAAATTGTCCTTAGAAGTTTCAGATTTTTGCAGGCTTTGAAGTATTTATTTATACTCAATGAAAATCAAAGAGCAAACTAGGAAACTAGCCGCAGGTTGCTCAAAACACTGTTTTGAGGTTGTAGATAAGACTGACGAAGTCAGCTCAAAACACTGTTTTGAGGTTGTAGATGGAACTGACGAAGTCAGCTCAAAGCACTGCTTTGAGGTTGTAGATGAAACTGACGAAGTCAGTAACCATATCTACGGCAAGGCAACGTTGACGAGGTTTGAAGAGATTTTCGAAGAGTATTAAAAGAAAAAGGACTAGATTTCTCTAGCCTTTCATTTCTAATTAGAATTTTTTACGTTTACGAGCTGCTTCTGATTTACGTTTACGTTTTACAGAAGGTTTTTCATAGAATTCACGTTTGCGTGTTTCTTGAAGAGTACCAGCTTTAGTAACCGCACGTTTGAAACGACGAAGTGCGTCGTCAAGAGATTCATTCTTACGTACTACTGTTTTAGACATTTTTTTCACTCCCTTCAAGTTCAAGATCTATTCTATTTTACACGTAAAAGGAATAATTGTCAAGAAAAAATGCGGATTAATTTTGATTTTTTCTTCAATTTATACAAGTTATACAAGTCTTGAAAGCATCAATTAAATAGAGAAACTGAAAGAGTTCATTTTTTTATTTTTCAAGTAAGCTGAGCGCTTCAGCATCTGCGATAATAGTCACATCAGGGTGATTTTGGAGGCTACTTGCTGGTAGACTCTCAGTCACTGGTCCAGACACTGTTCCGGCAATGGCTTCTGCTTTTGATTCACCATAAGCAAAGAGAAGGATTGACTTGGCATCCAAGATATTTTTAATCCCCATTGAAATGGCTTGGGTTGGGACGTCTTCAATCTTGTCAAAAAAGCGCGCATTGGCTTCAATAGTAGACTGGTCAAGCTCTACAAGGTGTGTTTGACTGTCAAATGGAGTCCCAGGCTCATTAAATCCGATATGTCCATTGCGACCGATTCCCAAGATTTGAAGGTCAACTGGATGGTCGGCCAAAATTTGGTTGTAGCGTTCAACTTCAGCTTCAGCATTGTCCTTAACCCCACGAGGCAAGAAACTTTCTTTAAATGGTTTTTGGTTAAACAAGTTTTCTTGCATGAAGTAACGATAAGACTGTGGGTTGTCCCCATCAAGCCCTACATACTCATCTAGGTTGACACTGGTTAGATTTGAAAAATCAAGGTCGCTCTCAACAATTTCCTTGTAAAATTCAAGTGGACTACTTCCTGTTGCAAGTCCTAGGGTTTGAGCGCCGTTGGCCAATTTTTCCTTCAAAATCTCAAAAGCAACTTTTCCACCTTCGATTTGGTTTTCAACTTTAATAACTTTCATCTTTTCATCCTCCGTTTTAATCTATATTTATTATATGGTATAGACCAATTTTTGTCAAGTGAAAACGATTTAATTTCTAAAAAAGAGCGTCCAAACTTGAAACATGTTATAATGGATAGGATTAGAACTTAGAAAGAATGAACAGATATATGAATACAGCTGATTTTGACTTCCACTTGCCAGAGGAATTGATTGCCCAAACGCCCCTTGAAAAACGAGATGCCTCTAAACTCCTCATCGTCAACCGTGAAACTGGAGAAATGCAGGATAAACACTTCCACTCTATTATTGATATGCTGGAACCCGGTGATGCCCTTGTTATGAACGACACCCGTGTTCTCCCTGCCCGCCTTTATGGTCAAAAGGAAGAAACTGGAGGTCATGTGGAACTGCTCCTGCTCAAAAATACTGCTGGAGATGAGTGGGAGGTTCTGGCAAAACCTGCCAAACGCCTCAAGGTTGGCACTCGTGTCAGATTTGGTGATGGCCGTCTCAGCGCTGTTGTTACGGAAGAATTGACTCACGGGGGCCGCATTGTCCGCTTTGAATACCAAGGAATTTTCCTAGAAGTTTTGGAAAGTCTAGGAGAAATGCCTCTGCCACCTTATATCCACGAAAAATTGGATGACCGTGAACGCTATCAAACCGTCTACGCCAAGAAAAGTGGCTCTGCTGCAGCACCTACTGCTGGTCTTCACTTCACCAAAGAACTGCTAGCAGAAATCCAAGCTAAGGGTGTTCATCTAGTCTATCTGACTCTTCATGTCGGACTCGGAACCTTTAGACCCGTTTCAGTTGACAATCTGGACGAACACGAAATGCACTCAGAATTCTACCAACTTTCTGAGGATGCTGCTGCCACCCTTCGCTCTGTTAAGGAAAATGGTGGTCGCGTCATCGCTGTCGGAACCACTTCTATCCGCACCTTGGAAACTATTGGTTCCAAGTTTGATGGGCAAATCCAAGCAGATTCTGGCTGGACCAATATCTTTATCAAACCTGGCTATGAATGGAAGGTGGTGGATGCCTTCTCAACCAATTTCCACCTGCCAAAATCAACTCTGGTCATGTTGGTTTCTGCCTTTGCAGGCCGTGAATTAGTCTTAGATGCCTACTACCATGCCATCCAAGAACACTACCGCTTCTTCAGTTTCGGTGATGCCATGTTTATCTATTAATTTTCATAATCAAAAAAAGCGCATATTATCAAGGTTTTAAAGACTGATAGTATGCGTTTTGTAATAGATAAAGAATTAATTTATTCTAAAGCTCGGATCTTTCAAACTCTGGACACTAGCATTGATAACCGCGCCGACAATCAAAATCTTAGCGATGAGAATAAACCAGAACATCATGACTACCACGACGACGGAACTGAACAAACGCACGTCCACTAGGTGATTGACATAATTGTTGACATAGACTGAAAAGATATTAAGTAGTAAGACCAGGGTTAACAAGACAAAGGCACTACCTGGAAATACATGTCGAATCCGTCGGACCTTAA
Above is a genomic segment from Streptococcus sp. SN-1 containing:
- the queA gene encoding tRNA preQ1(34) S-adenosylmethionine ribosyltransferase-isomerase QueA; the protein is MNTADFDFHLPEELIAQTPLEKRDASKLLIVNRETGEMQDKHFHSIIDMLEPGDALVMNDTRVLPARLYGQKEETGGHVELLLLKNTAGDEWEVLAKPAKRLKVGTRVRFGDGRLSAVVTEELTHGGRIVRFEYQGIFLEVLESLGEMPLPPYIHEKLDDRERYQTVYAKKSGSAAAPTAGLHFTKELLAEIQAKGVHLVYLTLHVGLGTFRPVSVDNLDEHEMHSEFYQLSEDAAATLRSVKENGGRVIAVGTTSIRTLETIGSKFDGQIQADSGWTNIFIKPGYEWKVVDAFSTNFHLPKSTLVMLVSAFAGRELVLDAYYHAIQEHYRFFSFGDAMFIY
- the rpsU gene encoding 30S ribosomal protein S21 produces the protein MSKTVVRKNESLDDALRRFKRAVTKAGTLQETRKREFYEKPSVKRKRKSEAARKRKKF
- a CDS encoding glucosamine-6-phosphate deaminase; the encoded protein is MKVIKVENQIEGGKVAFEILKEKLANGAQTLGLATGSSPLEFYKEIVESDLDFSNLTSVNLDEYVGLDGDNPQSYRYFMQENLFNQKPFKESFLPRGVKDNAEAEVERYNQILADHPVDLQILGIGRNGHIGFNEPGTPFDSQTHLVELDQSTIEANARFFDKIEDVPTQAISMGIKNILDAKSILLFAYGESKAEAIAGTVSGPVTESLPASSLQNHPDVTIIADAEALSLLEK
- a CDS encoding YtxH domain-containing protein; the protein is MGKLSSILLGTVSGAALALFLTSDKGKQVCSQAQDFLDDLREDPEYAKEQVCEKLTEVKDQATDFVLKTKEQVESGEITVDSVLAQAKSCARQATEASKNQFNNLKEQWQEKAEILDQAEEIVIDIKEEKI
- the hprK gene encoding HPr(Ser) kinase/phosphatase, whose protein sequence is MSVLVKEVIEKLRLDIVYGEPELLEKEINTADITRPGLEMTGYFDYYTPERIQLLGMKEWSYLISMPSNSRYEVLKKMFLPETPAVIVARGLVVPEEMLKAARECKIAILTSRTATSRLSGELSSYLDSRLAERTSVHGVLMDIYGMGVLIQGDSGIGKSETGLELVKRGHRLVADDRVDIFAKDEITLWGEPAEILRHLIEIRGVGIIDVMSLYGASAVKDSSQVQLAVYLENYDTHKTFDRLGNNAEELEISGVSIPRIRIPVKTGRNISVVIEAAAMNYRAKEMGFDATRLFEERLTNLIAQNEVPNA
- the lgt gene encoding prolipoprotein diacylglyceryl transferase, whose product is MLDPIAIHLGPLAIRWYALCIVTGLILAVYLTMKEAPRKKIIPDDILDFILIAFPLAILGARLYYVIFRFDYYSQNLGEIFAIWNGGLAIYGGLITGAIVLYIFADRKLINTWDFLDIAAPSVMIAQSLGRWGNFFNQEAYGAAVDNLDYLPGFIRDQMYIDGSYRQPTFLYESLWNLLGFALILIFRRKWKSLRRGHITAFYLIWYGFGRMVIEGMRTDSLMFFGLRVSQWLSVILIGLGIFIILYQNRKKAPYYVTEEGN